The Sorghum bicolor cultivar BTx623 chromosome 6, Sorghum_bicolor_NCBIv3, whole genome shotgun sequence genome contains the following window.
CTACAGGCTCTTTCATTATTATTACTCCCTCTCCGTATACGGTATACCCAATGTTTTTGGTCTAAGTCAATTTTTACTAAACTATTAGAAAAATATGTTAATAACAACTAAAAGTTCAAATACTAGCAAGACATGGCTTATGAAAAAAACAATGAAACTAATTCATGCTGTACACTATCATCGTTTTTTTTACTACAGATGCGTCGAGGTTACATTAATTTTATTTGGACTAAAAATTGAATCCGAAACGAAGGCATCAGACATTCGTGGAGGGCAAAAGTATTGGGCCGAAAGTACAGCTCGTACgaggcccggcccggcccgtgTTATAACAGCGGCCATTGGCGCGAGACGACGGACTCGTGCGCACGGCTCGGCTGGTGCTGGCCATGCCCATTCCCAACCAAACCCTGAACAAAAAGCCGCTCCGACCGCGCGCGCCCGGCCCGACTCCACTAGGGTTTTATCtctcccgccgccgcctcgaCGCTCCTGTGCCGCCGGCAACGAGCCCGAAGAAGCCTCGCGAAGACATGGCGGGGAAGAAGCGCAAGTCCGGGTCCGAGAAGCCGGCGAAGCACCGCCTCCCGCTGGGAGCCGATGCCGACGCGGTTGCCGAGGCCTCGAAGCGCCGCCGCTCGGGCGCCGCCAAGCAGCACCAGGCGGACGAGGAGGCGTCCATCCCGCCCTCCCTCAGCGCCAAGATCCTCCGCGAGGCGCgcaagcagcagcaggaggagatGCGCGCCGACGACTCCAGCGACGAGCAGCGGCCCTCTGCTGCCGAGGCGGCCGCGGGGCCGTCCACGTCGTCCTCGTTCCCCGTCCCCGCCGCGgatggcgaggaggaggaggacgacgacgtcGACGAGTTCGACGGGTTTGACGCGCAGACCGAGTACGACGGCGGCGAGGTGCCTTTCCTACCTACCTGCAAGACTAAGAATGTTCGGTTAATTTATTGCCGTTGCTGAGCTTGTGCTGAGATGCGAATTTGCTGGCCTTGTGGCGTTGGTAGGTGGAGATCAACGAGGAGGATGAGAGGGCCCTTGCTGCCTTCATGTCAAAGGACAAAGCTGCCGAGCGCACCCTTGGTGATATCATCCTCCAGAAGATCATGGAGAAGGACGCCGAGGTTGCAACTGGTGCGTATGCTTTTTTTAACTGTTATCCCGTAATTGGAATCGCAGTCCGTTCGCCAAACCATGAGCTATTTTGAAATAGCCTTAACTGCAATTTTGGTATGAATCAAGTTAAATGTGCTAATTTTGGTATGAGTCAAGTTAAATGTGCTGGTGAATGCCAATGGACAGCAATTGTTGGTCGGACAATTCCTGATTGCTGTATTTACTTGAACAGAAGGACGACCTCGTGTAAAATTGGACAACAGCATTATTGAGCTTTATAAAGAGTATGGGACTTTCCTCTTTCTTACTTTCCGTAATGTGAAGAAGCATTGCATATTTCTATGCAGTACTGAATTTTTCATTTGTAGGGTTGGGAAGTTCTTAAGCCGGTACACGAGTGGGAAAATTCCGAAAGCCTTCAAGCGCATACCATCGCTGGAGTGCTGGGCAGATGTTGTGCAGCTAACGGAGCCAGAGAATTGGTCTCCTAATGCCGTGTATCAAGCAACTCGCCTCTTCTCTTCGAACATGAACACAAAGAACGCTGAGCGGTTCTATGAAGCCATTTTGCTACCTCGTGTTCGTAATGACATAAGGAAGAACAAGAGGCTGCATTTTGCACTCTACCAGTCGCTGAAAAAGGCCCTTTATAAGCCTGCGGCATTTAACAAGGGAATTTTGCTGCCACTCTGTCGGGTAATTGTTCTCTTCAGAGATCAGCATTTATTTGAACATAGGGCCTATCCGTTTCCTTTAATATCTCAAATGTTTATTCTGATGGTGAATTGTTGCATCTCTTTTATGGTTACATAATGTAGTTAATATTCTTGCAAATAGCATTTCCTGATGATCTGTTATGGAAAGGAGTTAGATCGTTTTGAAAGATTCAAAGATAGATTGATAACTGTTTCTTCTAACCACATATTATGTTTTTGATTGAGGCACCTTATCTGTCCATTTTTCCTGTCGTCATATTTTAGTCTTGACGCACAGATGGTACATAGCTTTCCCCTTTCCTTGTCAACTTCCGAGCTTATCCTAATTGCAGGAAAGGAATTGCACCCTCCGTGAAGCAGTGATTATTGGGAGTATTATCCAGAAAGTCTCCATTCCATTTCTCCATGCAAGGTCAGTTGAATATTAATAGGATTCATTTTCAAGATAATTGTGAGTTAGTGTCTTATCTTCTATTGTGCATTTCGATGCAGTGTAGCTCTAGTAAAACTAGCAGAGATGGAGTACTGTGGCACTACAAGGTGAGTGAGCCACAACCAACTTCTTCTATTCTCTCTGCATTGTTTATTAATATTACTGCATCCTTTTGTCCAGAGATTGTTTTGCTAAACATGCAAACTTTTCATCAGAAAATATTTAAATATCAGTTATCTATGATGAAATTTTTGTTTAGCTACCCACATAATGTGTTGACATAGCATCTGACATCTTTATTACAGCTTTTAAAATGTGTATGATGCAAAAAGTTCACAGTAGTTCTAGTCGTATGTATATACTGTATTAGTTCTTGTCACCTTGAGAATGCTGTAACCTAATCTCTCTTGCAGTTACTTCATCAAGCTATTTCTAGACAAGAAATATGCTTTGCCGTACCGCGCGCTTGATGCAGTGCTTGCTCACTTCATGCGTTTTCTTAATGATGAGAGGACCATGCCTGTTATATGGCATCAATCACTGCTTGCATtcgtggaaaggttagtgatggATGTGTAGACTTTGAAGCATGATTTCTTTGATTTGAACTTTGAAGCACATAAACCTTTTATTTGTAACATGCTGCGAAATCACTTTCATACTTCAAATATGAAAAGTTCTCTTTGAATTCTCTGTTCCATCAGTCTTTGTATTCTTTGGAACAAAGTAGTCGCCTCGAAATCTTGTTGAAAGTGTGGTTATATGGTTTGAACATGTTCTTTATTGGGCGAGGCCCAAGCCTCATAGTTGCAGTTATGTTCATGGCTGGATTGATTGCCGGTGTTCATTTACCAAGTGTCTGTGCTCACTCTTTCACTGCTTTAGTCAtgtattttacactaaaaatttCATGGCAGATACAAGAATGAGTTAGAGAAAAAGGATAAGGAGAACCTTGCACGTTTGTTGGATCACCAGAAACACTATTTGGTATGCCACTTTACATACTCATGAATATCAAAGCACCATTTACTGGATTTTCTTGGTTAACTGACATAGTGACATGAGCTAATGCTTGAAACATGAACCCCCTCTCTAAACAGGTTACTCCAGAAATTCGAAGGGAACTTCGAGGGAGCTGCAACAGGGGtgaaaaagatatgaatttgcaGACTTATATCCTTGCAGTGCAGCTTGTTACATTCTTTAGCTTGCATACATATACCATGTTAGCTGAACAAAAAAAATGTTTCAATGATTGCAATTGGAATTTTGATTCCAGTCTGGTTATTTCCTTAACATGTTTTCTTACTGTCACCTATCTCCGTCATTACCAAGCCTATCGAGGAAGACAAGTGGGACGTACCACAAGTGCCAATGGAGGAAGATTAGCCATATTCTCCAGTGTCAATTTTTACACTTAAATGATTTTTGGGGCAAACTTCTAAAGATATTGCTGTGATTTTTTGGTCATAAACTTGTAGTGCCAATATTATAAAATGGGTACCCAGTAGATAGGGCCCCAATGTTCTGGGAAGGTATTTTGCAATCAGAATGCGATTCACACAGTAGTTTGTTTTGATTGGAACTTGGAACCTGAAGATCAGTTGGCGCATTTCAAGGGGTCATTCAGCATGGATATGTGGTATACTGCCTTTCTCAGAGGTGGATAAGAAATAGTTGGGTTTTTTTGATCCTGGTATTTTGTAACCGTGATAGAACTAAATTATGTCGTACTTGAACCAGAAATGGAAATGAATGATCACGAGTTCGTTTGATTTGTTTAGGGTGTTTGTTGCTTGCATAATCCCCTATCTGGACCTCTGTATTACAATTTGTCTCTATTTAGGCTAATCTCAATGAGAGTTTTATGAATATTGAATATGCTGACATGACAATGTATCTAAAAGTTTTATGGTGATGAAAATCTTATGCACCGTCTCTAATATATAGAATGTTGGAAGATGAGCTATGAAATTCTCATTGAGATTGGACTTAGTTACCCACACAGACTGTAGATTAGCATTGTTCTCAAGGAATGATATTaaatcttatttatttatttatttatttatttatttatttatttatttatttatttattatctaGTATGTTCTATGGATTCAATCTATATGTTTTAAACAAAAAAATTATAGATTTGGATCatgggatttttttttctttcaatatgtatttttttttactaGTAATACAAATTGGTATTTATCCAAATTTGTTCTCTCGCTATCCATTGATAGGATAGAGGttctattatccaattatgataTTAAATATGATTTTTTAAACTAGTTCCCTTTATATCCCATagcgaaaaaaaaataaaaagttaagTTCAAGAAAAAgttcaaaaaaaaggaaaaaaagtagAAAAAGTCAAACTAATATATCTCAATTTTTTAGAACTTTAGACGTCTTTTCAAAGGTTCTCAAAtcaaacaaaaagaaaagactTTATAAAATGAAGATGTCTATGTTATATATAATTATTGGATGGTAATGTAAATGAATCATAACTAGTTAAACCTATTTCCTGACATAGTGATATCAATAAAACAGATCCAAACTATAAGAAATTTATCGAAGCTACAATACAAGTTGCGGAATCTATACCGCTCAGAGCAACCTTTCTGCATCCCACAATTCGATCAAACCATAAGCATAGAGCTATCCTCCGCATTCAACCAATCTTGAGCCAACTCAGCACCCTCCTACATctgctttttatttttatgattttttggaTAATTTTTAACAAATATTTGTAGTCTTATTTACATTCCTATAAACTTCAGCTTAGTCTAGTTTAGCAtcaccacatcagcaaaatcatCATTAAACAACCCCAAGTTACAAAAACAAATGGTTTTAAAagtaaaaaatgaaaaaaaaatgtatTGTAATGAAGGAGAAAAACGGATGACCACAGTAAAAATGGACTTCAGAAAACAGTTTAGCGACCCATGCATTTTTAGATGGAAGAGGAAAATTAGAGAGGTAAGTCAATCTTTTTTTTCCTATAGAAAGAAAGAAGTTTTGGGCCCAACTTTAATTGCATTTGGGCCCTATACCCATATCCCATAGGAAAAagtttcttttttcctttccaaactaaaaaaaatGTTGTAGTGCAAGCTTCATCCTTGAGCTTTAAAATGGGACAAACTATATCTCCCTCTACGCTTAAAAAACAGTAGCATTATCCTACCCCAGTTCACAAGAGTTTTTAGATGGTTTGTAAAAATATCTATAAGGCTTTAAAAATTTTGAGAAAAAACTTGGAGATAGATTGCCACATAAGAAATCCATATGAAACATTTGGCGTTCGTGAAAATATTTCTAGAAGCTATCAAAAATTGAATTTAGCTCTAGAAAAATGCAAAACTTATCTAAGAAAATTTGTCTAATTTGTCTTTTGAAAAGTTTTCACAGTAAAAATAAGAAATGCATGGTGGAAAAGGTCGCAAAGTTCATCTTCAACACTGGACCTCAGCCCCTTCTACACAACAAAACTATGGTGAAAAACTAGAAACTTTATGTTCGTACGATTAGAATCAGCAGCGGAAAGAGTCTTCCATCGAGAGGGAGGGCGAGGAATGAAGAGCCATAGTTCATACGACCACCACCTTCCTCACGCCATTAGCGTACTTCATTGAGAGGTATGTACTGCTGGATAGTACCAATACCCTACAAAGGGTTTTTAAAAATGGGTTTCAACGTGGCTTCTAAAAAATATCTTTAAGCATTTAAAATTTCTGTTGAAAACATGGAGATAGAAAATCCATATAAAACATTTGGAGTTCATGATAATATTTCAAGAAGATTTCAAAAATTGAATTTAACTCTAGAAAAATGTAAAGCTTATCTAAGAAAATCTTTTTCTAGAATATTCTAATCACACCTGAatgtattttgaaaactttccaTAGCGAAAATATTGCATCTAATATATTTGTTGTAAAGATTTTTTAAAACACTTCTAAACATTGACTAAAACTTCTTGGGATTTTTTCATACTTTTTTGTATATTTTCCATTTTATCAAAACTAAATCTATTTTTAGAAGCTTAGAAACATTTACATGGGCTCGCAATATTTTTTGTGTTTCTCATGTCCCAATCTATTCCTGTAATGTCTCTAGGAACTTTTAGAAGCTCGGAGATAATTTTGGCGCTTTAAAAACCTCTGATGGGTTTACCagaatttttaaaatttaaaacataaaactaccttGAAAATCACATGTAACCGAAATAGGGAGCTAACTTAAATAGTTCTGCCATTTGAGCGAGGCGTTTATCCAACTTTTGAGTTTGAGGAACCTTAAACTCCAGCGGTATTTAGTAAAACAGGAGCGTGCTAACCTATAAGATTTGTGTCAGAGTGATTCTATAGTCAGCATTTTGTTCAGCTTGTACTATAGATTTTCGTCGTGCAAGAGTCGTCTATTAAGGAAATGATCGGACACGGGCGTCCGTCCGGACGGACCGCTCGCTCGCGGCGCGGCCCCGTTATTAACCCAAACAAGGTCAGAACACATATAGCTCTATGAGACCCGTTTCGCACCTGCCTGTGCCAGTTTTTTTAATATAGAAAAGTGCTGGTCTAGTTATAACTGAGTGCATAGACACAACTTTGCTAACATAACACTAGTATGTACATGTACATATAGATGGCACGTGAATATGTGACATACATGTATACTAGAAGAGAATATAATCAACATGCATGGAGAGATATGATGTACTGAACGACCAGCTAGTGCAACTTATAACGACCGTCTATACTTACATGTATGTGCACAAAAATGCCTTTGatttaaaaataattataaaccatAAATATAAGTTAACATGATCAACATAAATAACAATCATTTTCGTATGGGCCTCAATATGTTATTTGTACGGTAATGATTCTATTAAGACAACCGTCATCAACTCACGCGCCATTCCGCTCGCACTCTCCCCGTGCCCGTGACCCCTCCGCTCTACCACGCCCACTCCGCCCACACTCTCCCCCACCCCTCCGCACCGCAATGCCATTCTCCGGGCCTCTACTTGCGCTCTCGGGACGGACGCCACACCCGCGCGATAGCTCGTTGTTGTTCCATCCGGCTACGCTCTCTGCCTCCTTCCCTTCACAGAGACGAGGATGACCTTGATGGCTCTGACGAGGCAGGTCGGTCCTTCTCTGGTTTTGAGCCCTCCCCTACTCCTCCTCTGAATCTGAGCGCTCCTCctttttttctctagatctgaaGGATACGGTGGTGGCTAGGGTTCTAGTGAGCTCTATGGTCCTATTCCCTCCTCCCTGCAGCGAGCTCAAAGGTGATGGGCTTGGGGCtgtttgtatatttttttttgttgctcATGTTGCAATGGGT
Protein-coding sequences here:
- the LOC8076476 gene encoding bystin isoform X2, giving the protein MPIPNQTLNKKPLRPRAPGPTPLGFYLSRRRLDAPVPPATSPKKPREDMAGKKRKSGSEKPAKHRLPLGADADAVAEASKRRRSGAAKQHQADEEASIPPSLSAKILREARKQQQEEMRADDSSDEQRPSAAEAAAGPSTSSSFPVPAADGEEEEDDDVDEFDGFDAQTEYDGGEVEINEEDERALAAFMSKDKAAERTLGDIILQKIMEKDAEVATEGRPRVKLDNSIIELYKEVGKFLSRYTSGKIPKAFKRIPSLECWADVVQLTEPENWSPNAVYQATRLFSSNMNTKNAERFYEAILLPRVRNDIRKNKRLHFALYQSLKKALYKPAAFNKGILLPLCRERNCTLREAVIIGSIIQKVSIPFLHASVALVKLAEMEYCGTTSYFIKLFLDKKYALPYRALDAVLAHFMRFLNDERTMPVIWHQSLLAFVERYKNELEKKDKENLARLLDHQKHYLVTPEIRRELRGSCNRGEKDMNLQTLSPISVITKPIEEDKWDVPQVPMEED
- the LOC8076476 gene encoding bystin isoform X1, encoding MPIPNQTLNKKPLRPRAPGPTPLGFYLSRRRLDAPVPPATSPKKPREDMAGKKRKSGSEKPAKHRLPLGADADAVAEASKRRRSGAAKQHQADEEASIPPSLSAKILREARKQQQEEMRADDSSDEQRPSAAEAAAGPSTSSSFPVPAADGEEEEDDDVDEFDGFDAQTEYDGGEVEINEEDERALAAFMSKDKAAERTLGDIILQKIMEKDAEVATEGRPRVKLDNSIIELYKEYGTFLFLTFRNVKKHCIFLCSTEFFICRVGKFLSRYTSGKIPKAFKRIPSLECWADVVQLTEPENWSPNAVYQATRLFSSNMNTKNAERFYEAILLPRVRNDIRKNKRLHFALYQSLKKALYKPAAFNKGILLPLCRERNCTLREAVIIGSIIQKVSIPFLHASVALVKLAEMEYCGTTSYFIKLFLDKKYALPYRALDAVLAHFMRFLNDERTMPVIWHQSLLAFVERYKNELEKKDKENLARLLDHQKHYLVTPEIRRELRGSCNRGEKDMNLQTLSPISVITKPIEEDKWDVPQVPMEED